In the genome of Streptomyces sp. P3, the window GATCGAGGGCGTCGAACGCATCGCGCGCCGACACGGGCTGACCATCGGGGTCGTCGCCCACGCCGGAGACGGCAACACCCACCCCACGGTCTGCTTCGACGCGGCGGACCTCGACGAGTGCCGGCGCGCCCGCGCGTCCTTCGACGAGATCATGGGCCTCGGCCTGGAACTCGGCGGCACCATCACCGGCGAGCACGGTGTCGGCCTGCTCAAGAAGGAGTGGCTGGCCCGCGAGATCGGGCCGGTGGGCGTCGAGATGCAGCGCGCCGTCAAAGCGGCCTTCGACCCGCTGGGCATCCTCAACCCGGGCAAGCTGTTCTGAGACCGGGCACGCAGTTCCGGGCACCCCGGCTCCCGCCCCGGCGGCTCACTCACCGTCCCGGGACTCGTCCGACGGCCACGGGTCGCTCAGCCACAGGTCGTCCGCGGGCGTCGGGGCGAGCAGCTCGGCCAGCCCGTCGTCGATGCCGAGCCGGTCGCCCTCGGCGCCCGGGGGCACCACCCGCAGCGTCCGCTCCAGCCAGGCCGAGACCTGGGCCGCCGGCGCCTCCAGCAGGGCGTCGCCGTCGGGCGAGCTCAGCGCCATCAGCACCACGCTGCGCCCCTCCGACTTGGTCGGCCACACGCGTACGTCCCCGTAGCCGCACGGCCGGAACACGCCCTCCACCAGCAGCTCGCGGGCGAACGTCCAGCCCACCGGCTGCGCGGAGTTGATGTGGAAGGTCACGTGTACCGCGAACGGGTCGTCGCTGCGGTAGCCGAGCCGGGCCGGCACCGGGACGGCACGCTCCGGCGACAGGATCAGTCTGAGTTCCAGCTCGCGCTCCACCACGGTGTGCTGCATGTCGTTCTCCTCTCGTCGACGGACCCCGTTCGCGGCCCGTGGGCGGGCCCGTGAGTGGGCTCGTACGAGTGGAGAGGGGACAGCGCCGCAACCATTACGCGGATCTGCGGAAATTTTTTCTGCGGACTTTTCCGCACCCCCCGTACCGCACCGGCCCGCACCGCACCGGCCCGCACCGCGACCCTCCGAGTCCCCCGCGGACGGTTCCGAACGTGTGAAGAGCGTGCACGGGGTTGCCCGGAAAGGGGCGGGTAAGGCAGGACTGGCGGTGGGGCTTGCGTCCGTCTGATAGATGTGGAGCCCCCCATCCCACCCCCGAGCAGATACGGGACGACGGACATGAGCGCCCCAACCCCGGCACCCGGCGACGACAGGCCCCGCGAGGGGTACTACCCGGACCCGTCCATCCCTGGATACGTCCGGTACTGGAACGGTTCCGCCTGGGTACCGGGCACCAGCCGGCCGGCGCCCACCGGCGGCCGCCCGCTCACGGCTCCGTCCGACGCGTCCGCGGCCCTCGTGGAGGAGACCGGCCCGCACTTCTTCGACGAGGACCCCGCACCGGCCGGTCCCGCACCGGCGAACCCGTACGGCGGCCACCCGGAGCCCGCCCCCGCGTGGGGCGCCGACCGCTCGCACCAGTCCGGCTTCGGCGGCGACCAGGACCGACGGGTCTCCTGGGGCGCCCCGCCGGCCGCCGACCCGAGGGTACCCTCGCCCGCCCAGGTCCAGCCCGAGGGCGTCTCGACGAGCACCGACGGCACGACGACGATCCCGCCCGCGGAGCCGGAGTCCGGCGCGGGCGCCGGGGAGGTGGTCTCCGGGGGCACGTTCGTCTTCCGCCGGCCTGCCGCGGGCGGCGGGGCAGCGGGGCCGGCCGCGGCACCGGCCGGCCCGGCCCCCTCCGCTCCCGTCGGCCACACCCCGGACCAGGGCACGGTCACCTTCCGCCCGCCGGCCCCGCGCACGGGCGGGCCCGACGGGCACCACCCGCCCGGCCTCCAGGGCCCGACGACCGCACCCGCAGCCGGCGCGGCCCCCGCGTCCCCCGGATTCGGAGCCGGCAAGGCGGCGGCCGACCGGGCGTCGTCCGCACCGGGACCGGGCGTCCGGGCTCCGCAGGGACCCGCGCAGATCCCGTCCCCGCAGAGCCCCGCGCAGGCCGCGGCGACGCCCGCCCCGCAGGGCCCCGGGTTCCCGCCCGCACCCTCCGCGGCGCGGCCCGCCCCCGCGCCGCCGTCGGCCCCGTCAGCACCTCAGCCGCCCGCTCCGGGCGTGCCCCACCAGCCCGCAGGCCCGGGCGCCGGCGCCGTGCCTCCCGCCCTGATGGCCGCGGGGTCCGGGGGCGGCCAGCCCTCCTGGGCGCAGCAGGTGCACCGGCTCACCGGCGCCGAGGACGGACCCGTCGCGCCCTGGAAGCCGCCGGTCGACGACATCTTCCAGGCGGCCGCCCGGCGTCAGGCCGAGGCCCGGCCCGCGGGCCTGGGCAAGCGGCTGGCCGCCCGTCTCGTGGACACGCTCGTCCTCGCGGCCGTCACCGCGGGCGCCGCCCTGCCGCTCGGTGTGCGGGCCCTCGACCACGTCGACGAGAAGATCGACGCGGCCAAGCTGAGCGGAGAGACCGTCACCGTCTGGCTGCTGGACGGCACGACGTCGGTGTACCTGGGGATCGTCCTCGCCGTCCTGCTGGTGTTCGGGATCCTCTACGAGGCGCTGCCGACCGCCAAGTGGGGCCGCACGCTGGGCAAGAAGCTGCTCGGTCTCCAGGTGCGCGACATCGAGGGGGGCGAGCCGCCGTCCTACGGGGCGGCCCTGCGCCGCTGGTTGGTCTACAGCGTGCCCGGGCTGCTCGGCGTCGGCCTGGTGGGCGTCCTGTGGGGCCTGTTCGACAGGCCGTGGCGTCAGTGCTGGCACGACAAGGCGGCGCACACGTTCGTCGCCGGCTGACCGGCGCCCGGCGGACCGGTACCCCGGACGGCCGCTCGCCGGATGCGGAGCCGGGGGGTTCGCGGTCGACTCGGGGGCATGACCAACGAACCGCCTCCCGGCTCCGGCGGCGGCGAGCCGCCGGAGGACGACCCGCTCAGGAAGCGGCCCCCGCGGCAGCCCCCGCACGACCAGGGGCCGCCCCCGTACGGCCAGGGACAGGGCTCGCCGTACGACGCCCCGCGGGACCCGTACTCGGGCGCGTCGGGCGGCGGCGGACCTTACGGCGGTGGACCTTACGGAGGCGGCGGGGACGACCCCTACGGCGGTTACCCGGCGGATCCGCTCGCCGGTATGCCGCCGCTCGCCGACAGCGGCCGGCGCACGCTGGCCCGGATCATCGACATGGTCCTCGTCTTCGTCGTGGTGTCGCTGCTGGCGTGGGCCTTCGGGGTGGCGCAGTACACCGTGGACGCGGACCGGATCGAGTTCGGCAAGACCTTCGGCCGGGAGCTCGTCGCCGCGATCCTGTACGTCGCGTACGACACGGTCCTCACCGCCAGGACGGGGCAGACGCTGGGCAAGAGGTGGCTCGGCATGCGGGTGGCCGACCTCGACAACGGCTCGACGCCCTCCGCGCAGACGTCTTTGGTGCGAGCGCTGGTGCTGTGGGTGCCGTTCGCGTTCTGCTGCGCCTGTCTGTGGACGGCGGTCTGCGGCGGCTGGAGCTACTTCGACAAGCCCTACAAGCAGGGCCTGCACGACAAGGCGGCCAAGACGGTGGTGGTCGGCACCCGTTGAGGCGGGGCGGGCAGAGCACCGGCCGCGGTCCGTGCGACGACGGCGGATCGACGGCCGAGACGGCGGTGCTGCGACGACGAGGCGGCGGTACGACGAGACGGGGTACGACGAAGGGCCCGCGGCCGAAACGCGGGCCCTTCGTCGTACCGTCGTGTGCGGGTCAGGGGGCTGTGGGCTCCCGGACGGGCTCGGGCGCGGAGGCGACCGAGGCCGGGACGGGCAGGGTCACGGACCTGGTCCCGGACGTGTGCGCGGGAACCGCGGCGGGCGCGGGCCGGCTCACGGACCGGGTCGCCGCGGAACGGGCGACGGGTGCTCGCGGGGGCTTCGGCGTCGGCACCGTCATGGCGACGAGTACGCCGAGGGCGACCGCGGCGACCACGACGACGACGATCCCGGGGCCCGAACTGGTCTGTGACAGCAGCAGCATGGCGAGCGTCGAGAAGATGACGGTGCAGGAACCGTACGTGAGCTGTGCGACTGTCGGACGAGGCATGGCAATCGTGTCCTCGGGAGCGGGGGCGGTCTCGACTCTATTCGGCTGCATGCCCGAGCGGAACGAACGGTAAGCGTGACCTAACCCACGGTGCCGGAGCACAGGGGGCGCACGGAGTCATGACGTCCACCAGGTGGACTGCTCGCGCGCCTGTGGGGGCTACGTCAAGTGTCCGTCACGTGTCCGCAATGCGAACGCCGTCTCCTAATAATGCACTTGACCTGTCCAAGTCAAGGTCTGTCTTTTCTTCTAAACCAGTAGTCAAATGGCGTCACTTGACTACACGCGTATAACAGCGCGCGGACTTTCCTTGACAGGAATCCCCCTACCGCGCGGGCTGACGCGTGCGTGGGAGGACATCAAGTGACCAGTAGATCCTGGACGTTCCGCACGGCCGCCACGGTCGTCGCACTCGCGGCGGCCACGGCGACGTTCACGACGTTCGCCGTGGCGCAGGCCGCCGAGAACAACTCGGCGCAGTCCCCGGCGGCGGGCCGGCACGACCCGCAGCCGGCCAAGGCCCGCCAGCACGACTTCGACGGGCCGCTCAGCAAGACGCAGGAGGCGCAGCGCGAGGAGGCGCTCAAGGAGGTCATAGCCGGCCGGACGTCGGTCAAGGACCGCCACGGCTCGAAGGTCGTCCAGCTCAAGAGCAAGAAGGGCGACGGCAAGTACGTCGAACTCGGCCGCGAGAAGACCGACAAGATCTTCACGATCCTCGTCGAGTTCGGCGACCAGGTCGACAGCCGCTACGGCGGCACGCCCGGCCCGCTGCACAACCAGATAGCCAAGCCGGACCGCAAGCAGGACAACTCCACGGCCTGGCAGGCGGACTACGACCAGAAGCACTTCCAGGACCTGTACTTCGGCACCGGCAAGAACGCCGAGTCGCTCAAGAAGTACTACGAGAAGCAGTCCTCGGGCCGCTACTCGGTCGACGGCGAGGTGACCGACTGGGTCAAGGTCCCCTACAACGAGGCCCGCTACGGCTCCAACAAGGCCAACACCGGCGCCTGGTACGCGGTCCAGGACGGCGTCAACGCCTGGGTCGCCGAGCGCGAGGCCGCCGGTGACACGGCCGCCGAGATCAAGGCGGAGCTGGCTCAGTACGACCAGTGGGACCGCTACGACTTCGACGGCGACGGCGACTTCAACGAGCCCGACGGCTACATCGACCACTTCCAGATCGTGCACGCCGGCGAGGACGAGTCCGCGGGCGGCGGCGCCCAGGGCGAGGACGCCATCTGGGCCCACCGCTGGTACGCCTTCGGCACCGACGCCGGCTCCACCGGCCCGGACACCAACAGGCTCGGCGGCACCCAGGTCGGCGACACCGGCATCTGGGTCGGCGACTACACCATCCAGCCGGAGAACGGCGGCCTCGGTGTCTACGCGCACGAGTACGGCCACGACCTCGGCCTGCCGGACGAGTACGACACCTCCGGCGGCGGCGAGAACTCCACCGGCTTCTGGACGCTGATGTCCTCCGGTTCCTGGCTGGGCACCGGCAAGGAGACCATCGGTGACCTGCCCGGCGACATGAACGCCTGGGACAAGCTGCAGCTGGGCTGGCTCGACTACGACGTCGCCACGGCCGGCAAGAAGTCGAACCACACGCTGGGCGTCGCGGAGTACAACACCAAGAACCCGCAGGCCCTCATCGTCCAGCTGCCCGACAAGACGGTCACCACCGAAGTGGTCGCCCCGGCGCAGGGTGCGACGCAGTGGTGGAGCGGCAGCGGCAACGACCTGCGCAACTCCCTGTCCCGCTCGGTCGACCTGACCGGCAAGTCCGCCGCGAGCCTCACCCTCGACGGCTGGTGGGACATCGAGGCCGACTTCGACTACCTCTACACCGAGGTGTCCACCGACGGCGGCGCCAACTGGACGCCGGTCGACGGCAAGCTGGCCGACGGCAGCGCCATCACCCGTGACGGCAGCGGCAAGCCCGCCCTCACCGGCTCGGTCGCGGCCTACCAGAAGCTGACGTACTCGCTGGACGCCTACGCGGGCAAGAAGGTCGACCTGCGCTTCCGTTACCAGAGCGACGGCGGCGTGGCCCTGAAGGGCTTCGCGGCCGACGAGATCACGGTGACCGCGGACGGCGCGACCCTCTTCTCCGACAACGCCGAGTCCCAGGACACCGCCTGGACGGCGAACGGCTTCTCCCGCATCGGCGCGTCCATCACGGACGACTACCCGCAGTACTACATCGCCGAGAACCGCCAGTACACGTCGTACGACAAGACCCTCAAGGTCGGCCCGTACAACTTCGGCTTCTCGACGACCCGTCCGTCCTGGGTCGAGCACTACCCGTACCAGAACGGCCTGCTGATCTGGAAGTGGGACACCTCGCAGGCGGACGACAACACCAGCCAGCACAACGGCACGGGCCTGATCCTGCCCGTCGACGCGCACCCGACGCCGATGAAGTGGGCCGACGGCACGTACATGAACAGCCGGATCCAGTCCTTCGACTCGACCTTCGGCCGCGCCGCGACCGACGCGTTCACGCTGCACAAGGCGGGCGTCGCGACCAAGGTCAAGTCGCGCATCGGCATCCCGGTCTTCGACGACGGCACGTCCACGTACTGGGACCCGAAGACCCCGCTCGCGGGCGTGAAGGTCACTGACACCAACACCCGCATCAAGATCGTCAAGGAGCCGGCGGACGGCTCGACGATCAGCCTGCAGGTCGGACCGTCGGCGAAGTAGTCGGCATCTTCGCAGGTCAGAAGCGTATCGGCGGCAACCCCCTGGCGGGTTGCCGCCGATCGTGTTTAGGTGCCTCCTGTGCCTTCCTTATTGACAGCCCCATGGACACCAGCACCGACACGGACTCCGACCCGCACATCGCCGCCTCGAGCGCCGATGCCGATACCGACGCGCACGGGGGTGTGACCGCATGGCCGCAGGAGGCTTCTGCAAGCTGCCCGACGGCATGGTGGTGGTGGCGCTGAACCTGCCCCGCCCCGCGGCCCGGGAGGGCCTCACGGCCCCCTCCACGGGCGTCCGCTTCCTCGTCCACGCACACAACCGCGCACGGGCCCTGACCCGGCTGCGCAACCTGGGTCTGCGGGCGGTCTACCTGCGCGGCAACGCCGCGCCCCCGACCCCCGACGAGATCACGGCCGTCCTGCACCACCCGGACGGCCTGGTCTGGCGCACCACCCCTGACAACGGTGTCCCCGTCGCCGGCGGGCCCGCGGGCCCCCAGCTGTGGCGCCCCGTCCGCGCCCTGCTCGACTCCGTGGCGGCGTAGCGGCCCCGGCCCGCCGCCCCGGGGCGGTTCAGCGCGCCTCCGTCACCCGGACGTCCTCCTCCGTGACCACCCCGTCCACGATGCGGAACGAGCGGAACTGGAACTCGCCGAGGCCGTCGGTGTCGGCGGTGGAGACCAGGACGTAGTGCGCGCCGGGCTCGTTGGCGTAGGAGATGTCGGTGCGGGAGGGGTAGGCCTCGGTCGCGGTGTGGGAGTGGTAGATGATCACCGGCTCCTCGTCGCGGTCGTCCATCTCGCGGTACAGCTTCAGCAGGTCGCCCGAGTCGAACTCGTAGAACGTGGGGGACATGGCCGCGTTCAGCATCGGCACGAAGCGCTCGGGGCGGTCCGTGCCCGCCGGGCCCGCGACCACGCCGCACGCCTCGTCGGGGTGGTCCTTGCGCGCGTGGGCGACGATCCGGTCGTGCAGGTCCTGGGTGATGGTCAGCATGGTCGCCAGGATAAGCAAAGGGGCCGTTCCGTACCGAGGAGTGGTACGGAACGGCCCACATCGCGGACGGCCCGGGCGTCCCGCCGCAGGGGGCGCCACGAGAGCTCCCTGCGGCACGACGCCCGGGCGGAGTCCGGACGTCGGTCAGCCGACCTTCTCGAACTCCGGCTCGCGCCGGGTGGTGACCTGCGGGTTGCGGCTCTTGAGGACCGCCCAGCCGACACCGAGGGCGGCAGCCCAGCCGGCCATCACGTACAGACAGACCCGCGAGTCGGCGTCGTACGCGATCAGGCCGGTGACGAAGAGCAGGAACACGATGGCCACCCAGCTGAACGCCGAGCCGCCCGGGGCCGGGAAGCCGGACGCGGGCAGCCGGCCCGCGACCACCGCACGGCGGTACAGGACGTGGCTGACCAGGATCATCAGCCAGGTCCAGATGCCGGCCGCGGTGGCGACGGAGGTGACGTAGCCGAAGGCCTTCTCCGGGACGACGTAGTTGAGGATCACGCCGATGCCCATGAACAGCACCGAGATCGTGATGCCGAAGGCCGGCGTCTTGGACGAGGACAGCCGGCGGAACACCGCCGGGGCCTCGCCGCTGTCGGCCAGGTTGCGCAGCATGCGGCCGGTCGAGTACATGCCGGAGTTGCAGGAGGACAGCGCGGCCGTCAGCACGACGAAGTTGACGATGCCCGCGCCCGCCGGAATGCCGATCTTCGCGAAGGCCGCGACGAAGGGCGAGACGCCGGGCGCGAACTCGGTCCACTTCACCACGCACAGGATGACGGTGAGCGCGCCGACGTAGAACAGCGCGATCCGCCACGGCAGCGTGTTGATGGCCTTCGGAAGGGTCTTCTCCGGGTTCTCCGACTCGCCGGCCGTGACGCCGACCAGCTCGACCGCGAGGTAGGCGAACATGACGCCCTGCAGGGTCATCAGGGACGAGCCGACGCCCTTGGGGAAGAAGCCGTCGAAGGCCCACAGGTTGGACACCGCGGCCGTGTCGCCGGCCGAGCTGAAGCCGAAGGTGAGGACGCCCAGACCGATGACGATCATGCCGATCAGCGCGGTGACCTTGACCATCGAGAACCAGAACTCGAGCTCTCCGAACACCTTCACGGAGATCAGGTTCACCCCGAAGAGGATCACCAGGAAGGCCAGGGCCGTGACCCACCGGGGAACGGCCGGGAACCAGTAGTTGACGTAGATCGCGGCGGCCGTCAGCTCGGCCATGCCGGTGACGACCCACATCAGCCAGTACGTCCAGCCGGTGAAGTACCCGAAGAACGGGCCGAGGAACTCGCGGGAGTACTCCGCGAACGAGCCCGACACCGGGCGGTAGAGCAGCAGCTCGCCGAGCGCCCGCATGATGAAGAAGACGATCGCGCCGGCGAGGGCGTACATCACGATGAGACTGGGACCGGCCTTGGCGATGTTCGCCCCGGCGCCCAGGAAGAGACCGACGCCGATGGCGCCGCCGATCGCGATCATCTGGACCTGGCGGCTGCCGAGCCCGCGTTCGTACCCCTCTTCGGGAGTGTCAGTGACGGCGGTGTCAGTGACCTTCTCAGAGGACATGTGTGGTGCGCCTTTCTCCATGCCGATCCGGACCTCTGGTCGGCCTCGGATCGGGTTTCGATCCCCCCGGACTGATGGAGCGATGCCTGGCCGGCGATCAACCGGCTCGGTGGCGCACCCGGCGGAACATACGGGTGGTGTTCGCCGGGCGGTCGTGAAGATCTATCACGCCCGAAACATCGATCAGCGGCGGGACGTGTGGCGCACGACACCAGAAGAAGCGGATGAACGTGACACAAAGAGGACACTCCCGGCCGTCGCGGTGACGCGATCGTTATCCGGATTTGAGCGTCCTCTGAGCGAACGGGAAATGTGGAGGAACCGCCGCACAACGGCTACGGCAGCAGGGTCGTCACCAGGGTCTCCTGGAGGCCGCCCAGCCACAGGTACGCCATCACCATCGGCTTGCGGGGGTCCTCGTCCGGCAGCCGGTAGAGAAGGTCGGTGTCCTCCTCGTCGGTGATCTCCAGCCGGGAGCCGATCGCCAGCCGCAGGTCGTTGAGCGCCCGCAGCCACTGCTGGGACTCCTGCGGCGTCAGCTTCAGCACCGTCCCGCCCCCGGCGGCCGCCTCGGAGGCCAGCGTGTCCAGCGAGCGGACCACGGTGAGGGCGTTCTCCCGCTTGCCGGCCCGCAGGTCGTTCTCCGTGTACCGGCGGAACTCGGCGGAGTGCTCCTTCTGCTCGTCCGCCTCCCGCGGGTCCGCAGTGGCCTGCGGGTCGGTGTAGGCGTCCGGGAACAGCCTTCTGAGCACGGGATCGGCGGGCGGCTCGCTCGGCCCCTCGGCGAAGAGCTCGGCGAGCGGGTCGTCGGGGGCGTCCTCGGCGGGGCCCGGGCCGATCAGCTCCAGGAGCTGCACGGCCAGCGACCGGATGATGGAGATCTCGACGTCGTCGAGCGCGACGGCCGCGCCGCCGCCGGGGAGCGGTTCGAAGTGTCCAGGCATATGAGGGGAGGCTACTTCCGGTCCTGCTGGAGGGTGGCCCACAGGCCGTACCCGTGCATGGCCTGCACGTCGCGTTCCATCTCCTCGCGGGAACCGCTGGAGACGACCGCCCGGCCCTTGTGGTGGACGTCGAGCATGAGCTTGGTGGCCTTGTCCTTGGAGTAGCCGAAGTACGCCTGGAAGACGTACGTCACGTAGCTCATGAGGTTGACCGGGTCGTTGTGGACGATCGTGACCCAGGGGACGTCCGGCTCGGGTACGGCGAAGACCTCCTCCGCCGACTCGGTGCGTTCGATCTCAAGGGGAGCGGGTGACGTCACAAGGCCCATGCTGCCACGCCACACCAAAATCGTCACACCGACGAAAAGGGGGTAGCATCCTCGTCATGAACACAGCGGACCTTGGGCTGCCGGTGCGAGTCCCGTCGACGGCGCTCTTCACGGACCAGTACGAGCTGACGATGCTGCAGGCCGCGTTGAAGGCGGGCACCGCCGAACGACGCAGCGTGTTCGAGGTCTTCACCCGCCGGCTGCCTGACGGCCGGCGCTACGGCGTCGTCGCCGGTACCGGCCGGGTCCTGGACGCGGTGGAGAACTTCCGCTTCGACCCCGACCTCCTCGGCTTCCTGCGCGAACGCGCCATCGTCGACGAGGCCACCCTCGACTGGCTCGCCGGATACCGCTTCTCGGGTGACATCAGCGGCTACCCCGAGGGCGAGGTCTACTTCCCCGGCTCGCCGATCATGCGCGTCGAGGGCTCCTTCGCCGAATGCGTCCTCCTCGAGACCGTCATCCTCTCCATCCTCAACCACGACTCCGCGATCGCCGCCGCGGCCTCCCGCATGTCCTCCGCCGCCGGCGAACGCCCCCTCATCGAGATGGGCGCCCGCCGCACCCACGAACTCGCCGCGGTCGCCGCCGCCCGCGCCGCCTACGTCGGCGGCTTCACCACCACCTCCGACCTCGCCGCAGGCTTCCGCTACGGCATCCCCACCGTCGGCACCAGCGCCCACGCCTTCACCCTGCTGCACGACACCGAGCGGGACGCCTTCCGGGCGCAGATCGACTCCCTCGGCCGGGGCACCACCCTCCTCGTGGACACCTACGACGTCGCCGAAGCCGTCCGCACCGCCGTCGAGGTCGCAGGCCCCGAGCTCGGCGCCGTCCGCATCGACTCCGGCGACCTCCTCCTCGTCGCCCACCGGGTACGCCAGCAACTCGACGACCTCGGCGCCACCGACACCCGCATCATCGTCACCTCCGACCTCGACGAGTACGCCATCGCCTCCCTCGCCGCGGCCCCCGTGGACGCCTACGGGGTCGGCACCCAGCTCGTCACCGGCTCCGGACACCCCACGGCCTCCATGGTCTACAAACTCGTCGCCCGCGCCGAGTCCGACGACCCGTCCGCGCCGCTCGTCCCGGTGGCGAAGAAGTCGTCCGGCGGCAAGACGTCGGTCGGCGGCCGCAAGTGGGCCGCCCGCCGCCTCGACGCGTACGGCGTCGCCGAGGCCGA includes:
- a CDS encoding SsgA family sporulation/cell division regulator — protein: MQHTVVERELELRLILSPERAVPVPARLGYRSDDPFAVHVTFHINSAQPVGWTFARELLVEGVFRPCGYGDVRVWPTKSEGRSVVLMALSSPDGDALLEAPAAQVSAWLERTLRVVPPGAEGDRLGIDDGLAELLAPTPADDLWLSDPWPSDESRDGE
- a CDS encoding RDD family protein, yielding MSAPTPAPGDDRPREGYYPDPSIPGYVRYWNGSAWVPGTSRPAPTGGRPLTAPSDASAALVEETGPHFFDEDPAPAGPAPANPYGGHPEPAPAWGADRSHQSGFGGDQDRRVSWGAPPAADPRVPSPAQVQPEGVSTSTDGTTTIPPAEPESGAGAGEVVSGGTFVFRRPAAGGGAAGPAAAPAGPAPSAPVGHTPDQGTVTFRPPAPRTGGPDGHHPPGLQGPTTAPAAGAAPASPGFGAGKAAADRASSAPGPGVRAPQGPAQIPSPQSPAQAAATPAPQGPGFPPAPSAARPAPAPPSAPSAPQPPAPGVPHQPAGPGAGAVPPALMAAGSGGGQPSWAQQVHRLTGAEDGPVAPWKPPVDDIFQAAARRQAEARPAGLGKRLAARLVDTLVLAAVTAGAALPLGVRALDHVDEKIDAAKLSGETVTVWLLDGTTSVYLGIVLAVLLVFGILYEALPTAKWGRTLGKKLLGLQVRDIEGGEPPSYGAALRRWLVYSVPGLLGVGLVGVLWGLFDRPWRQCWHDKAAHTFVAG
- a CDS encoding RDD family protein; this translates as MTNEPPPGSGGGEPPEDDPLRKRPPRQPPHDQGPPPYGQGQGSPYDAPRDPYSGASGGGGPYGGGPYGGGGDDPYGGYPADPLAGMPPLADSGRRTLARIIDMVLVFVVVSLLAWAFGVAQYTVDADRIEFGKTFGRELVAAILYVAYDTVLTARTGQTLGKRWLGMRVADLDNGSTPSAQTSLVRALVLWVPFAFCCACLWTAVCGGWSYFDKPYKQGLHDKAAKTVVVGTR
- a CDS encoding immune inhibitor A domain-containing protein — translated: MTSRSWTFRTAATVVALAAATATFTTFAVAQAAENNSAQSPAAGRHDPQPAKARQHDFDGPLSKTQEAQREEALKEVIAGRTSVKDRHGSKVVQLKSKKGDGKYVELGREKTDKIFTILVEFGDQVDSRYGGTPGPLHNQIAKPDRKQDNSTAWQADYDQKHFQDLYFGTGKNAESLKKYYEKQSSGRYSVDGEVTDWVKVPYNEARYGSNKANTGAWYAVQDGVNAWVAEREAAGDTAAEIKAELAQYDQWDRYDFDGDGDFNEPDGYIDHFQIVHAGEDESAGGGAQGEDAIWAHRWYAFGTDAGSTGPDTNRLGGTQVGDTGIWVGDYTIQPENGGLGVYAHEYGHDLGLPDEYDTSGGGENSTGFWTLMSSGSWLGTGKETIGDLPGDMNAWDKLQLGWLDYDVATAGKKSNHTLGVAEYNTKNPQALIVQLPDKTVTTEVVAPAQGATQWWSGSGNDLRNSLSRSVDLTGKSAASLTLDGWWDIEADFDYLYTEVSTDGGANWTPVDGKLADGSAITRDGSGKPALTGSVAAYQKLTYSLDAYAGKKVDLRFRYQSDGGVALKGFAADEITVTADGATLFSDNAESQDTAWTANGFSRIGASITDDYPQYYIAENRQYTSYDKTLKVGPYNFGFSTTRPSWVEHYPYQNGLLIWKWDTSQADDNTSQHNGTGLILPVDAHPTPMKWADGTYMNSRIQSFDSTFGRAATDAFTLHKAGVATKVKSRIGIPVFDDGTSTYWDPKTPLAGVKVTDTNTRIKIVKEPADGSTISLQVGPSAK
- a CDS encoding Mov34/MPN/PAD-1 family protein yields the protein MLTITQDLHDRIVAHARKDHPDEACGVVAGPAGTDRPERFVPMLNAAMSPTFYEFDSGDLLKLYREMDDRDEEPVIIYHSHTATEAYPSRTDISYANEPGAHYVLVSTADTDGLGEFQFRSFRIVDGVVTEEDVRVTEAR
- a CDS encoding amino acid permease, whose protein sequence is MSSEKVTDTAVTDTPEEGYERGLGSRQVQMIAIGGAIGVGLFLGAGANIAKAGPSLIVMYALAGAIVFFIMRALGELLLYRPVSGSFAEYSREFLGPFFGYFTGWTYWLMWVVTGMAELTAAAIYVNYWFPAVPRWVTALAFLVILFGVNLISVKVFGELEFWFSMVKVTALIGMIVIGLGVLTFGFSSAGDTAAVSNLWAFDGFFPKGVGSSLMTLQGVMFAYLAVELVGVTAGESENPEKTLPKAINTLPWRIALFYVGALTVILCVVKWTEFAPGVSPFVAAFAKIGIPAGAGIVNFVVLTAALSSCNSGMYSTGRMLRNLADSGEAPAVFRRLSSSKTPAFGITISVLFMGIGVILNYVVPEKAFGYVTSVATAAGIWTWLMILVSHVLYRRAVVAGRLPASGFPAPGGSAFSWVAIVFLLFVTGLIAYDADSRVCLYVMAGWAAALGVGWAVLKSRNPQVTTRREPEFEKVG
- a CDS encoding DUF2017 domain-containing protein; amino-acid sequence: MPGHFEPLPGGGAAVALDDVEISIIRSLAVQLLELIGPGPAEDAPDDPLAELFAEGPSEPPADPVLRRLFPDAYTDPQATADPREADEQKEHSAEFRRYTENDLRAGKRENALTVVRSLDTLASEAAAGGGTVLKLTPQESQQWLRALNDLRLAIGSRLEITDEEDTDLLYRLPDEDPRKPMVMAYLWLGGLQETLVTTLLP
- the clpS gene encoding ATP-dependent Clp protease adapter ClpS, whose translation is MGLVTSPAPLEIERTESAEEVFAVPEPDVPWVTIVHNDPVNLMSYVTYVFQAYFGYSKDKATKLMLDVHHKGRAVVSSGSREEMERDVQAMHGYGLWATLQQDRK
- a CDS encoding nicotinate phosphoribosyltransferase, which encodes MNTADLGLPVRVPSTALFTDQYELTMLQAALKAGTAERRSVFEVFTRRLPDGRRYGVVAGTGRVLDAVENFRFDPDLLGFLRERAIVDEATLDWLAGYRFSGDISGYPEGEVYFPGSPIMRVEGSFAECVLLETVILSILNHDSAIAAAASRMSSAAGERPLIEMGARRTHELAAVAAARAAYVGGFTTTSDLAAGFRYGIPTVGTSAHAFTLLHDTERDAFRAQIDSLGRGTTLLVDTYDVAEAVRTAVEVAGPELGAVRIDSGDLLLVAHRVRQQLDDLGATDTRIIVTSDLDEYAIASLAAAPVDAYGVGTQLVTGSGHPTASMVYKLVARAESDDPSAPLVPVAKKSSGGKTSVGGRKWAARRLDAYGVAEAEIVGTGDVPAELADRQLLVDLVRSGEVVAREPLDAVRDRHTAARAGLPLSATQLSRGEPVLPTEYLHCPSGN